Proteins from a single region of Roseateles sp. XES5:
- a CDS encoding ABC transporter permease, translating into MVADVKERQGFAGGLLPSLRGATGPLIGLIVLCLFLTFATDKFLSVRNFLNVLDQITVLGVMAVGMTLVILIGGIDLAVGSVMALAMMVLGYLNVVAGVPMALAIPLALLVAALNGLVAGLLITRFNVPAFIATLAMMSITRGLANMITDGQQIIGFPAWFNTMAIVRFGGFLTLTVAVMIVVFIVGLLYQRYRHGGRVLYAVGGNAEVARLAGINVQRATVLVYVVCSFLAGLSGMVLAARLDSVQPSSGVSYELDAIAAVVIGGTSLSGGTGGIGGTIIGVLIIGVLRNGLNLLSVSPFMQQVIIGAVIVLAVTAETYRKRK; encoded by the coding sequence ATGGTGGCGGATGTGAAAGAAAGACAGGGGTTCGCCGGGGGATTGCTTCCGTCGCTGCGCGGCGCCACCGGGCCATTGATCGGCCTGATCGTGCTGTGCCTGTTTCTCACCTTTGCGACGGACAAGTTCCTGTCGGTGCGCAACTTCCTCAACGTGCTCGACCAGATCACCGTGCTCGGCGTCATGGCCGTCGGCATGACGCTCGTCATCCTGATCGGAGGCATCGATCTTGCGGTCGGCTCGGTGATGGCGCTGGCGATGATGGTGCTCGGCTATCTCAATGTCGTGGCCGGCGTTCCCATGGCTCTCGCGATCCCGCTCGCCCTGCTGGTCGCGGCCCTCAACGGGCTCGTCGCGGGCCTGCTCATCACGCGGTTCAACGTGCCGGCCTTCATCGCGACGCTCGCCATGATGTCGATCACGCGCGGTCTTGCGAACATGATCACGGACGGCCAGCAGATCATCGGCTTCCCGGCCTGGTTCAACACGATGGCCATCGTGCGCTTCGGCGGCTTCCTGACGCTGACCGTTGCCGTGATGATCGTGGTCTTCATCGTCGGCCTTCTCTACCAGCGCTATCGCCACGGCGGGCGCGTGCTCTATGCCGTCGGCGGCAATGCCGAGGTGGCGCGCCTTGCCGGCATCAACGTCCAGCGCGCGACCGTGCTCGTCTATGTGGTGTGCAGCTTCCTTGCCGGCCTTTCGGGCATGGTGCTCGCCGCCCGCCTCGACTCCGTCCAGCCGTCCTCGGGCGTTTCCTATGAACTCGACGCCATCGCGGCGGTCGTCATCGGCGGCACCTCGCTGTCGGGCGGCACGGGCGGCATCGGCGGCACCATCATCGGCGTCCTGATCATCGGCGTGCTGCGCAACGGCCTCAACCTGCTCAGCGTCTCGCCCTTCATGCAGCAGGTCATCATCGGCGCCGTCATCGTGCTCGCCGTCACCGCGGAGACCTACCGCAAGCGCAAATAA
- a CDS encoding FGGY family carbohydrate kinase: MTTAILAIDQGTTNSKAVLVSTAGDILARGASPVGIEHPQPGWVEQSPLRLWQSVQEAIAACLGAAPAVDILGIAISNQRESVTVWDAATGEPLGPVVSWQCRRTAPACAELIAAGHAPRVQALTGLPIDPMFPGPKMKWLLDRVPAGRAVRLGTIDAWLIHCFTGGAVHACDAANAARSQLYDLNRQVWSDELCTLFGVDKSALPEVRDSASRFGMTKNVPGLADGIPIAAAIGDSHAALFGHGAFNPGDGKVTFGTGSSIMTTLPRFIAPERGITTTIAWSIGGAPTYAFEGNILVSAASLPWMADMLGLADVQALTELAATAEPGGPGFVPAFVGLGAPYWQSDARALFSGITFNTSRAQMARAVTDSIAFQVHDVFKAMSSQSPTPLGRLYADGGPSKNTFLMQCVADTLNHPVIQCDAPEASALGAAYLAGLSLGIWPDLAAVAALPRAVNALAPRASDTAARLQVWQDAIYRSTVSGPSSMSE; this comes from the coding sequence ATGACGACCGCCATTCTCGCCATCGACCAGGGCACCACGAATTCGAAGGCCGTGCTTGTCTCGACGGCCGGAGACATTCTGGCGCGCGGCGCGTCTCCCGTCGGCATCGAACATCCCCAGCCGGGCTGGGTGGAGCAGAGCCCGCTGCGCCTGTGGCAATCCGTGCAGGAGGCGATCGCCGCCTGCCTCGGCGCCGCGCCGGCCGTCGACATCCTCGGCATCGCCATCTCCAACCAGCGCGAATCCGTCACCGTCTGGGACGCCGCCACCGGCGAACCGCTCGGCCCCGTCGTGAGCTGGCAATGCCGCCGCACCGCACCGGCCTGCGCCGAGCTTATCGCCGCCGGCCATGCGCCCCGCGTCCAGGCGCTCACCGGCCTTCCCATCGACCCGATGTTCCCCGGCCCCAAGATGAAGTGGCTGCTCGACCGCGTGCCCGCCGGCCGCGCCGTGCGGCTCGGCACCATCGACGCCTGGCTGATCCATTGCTTCACGGGCGGCGCGGTCCATGCCTGCGATGCCGCCAATGCCGCCCGAAGCCAGCTCTACGACCTCAACCGGCAGGTCTGGAGCGACGAGCTCTGCACCCTCTTCGGCGTCGACAAATCCGCCTTGCCGGAGGTGCGCGACAGCGCGTCCCGCTTCGGCATGACGAAGAACGTGCCGGGCCTTGCCGATGGCATCCCGATCGCCGCGGCCATCGGCGACAGCCATGCCGCGCTCTTCGGCCACGGCGCCTTCAATCCCGGCGACGGCAAGGTGACCTTCGGCACCGGCTCGTCGATCATGACGACCCTTCCGCGCTTCATCGCGCCCGAGCGGGGCATCACCACGACCATCGCCTGGTCGATCGGCGGCGCGCCGACCTACGCCTTCGAGGGCAATATCCTCGTCTCCGCCGCCTCGCTGCCCTGGATGGCCGACATGCTCGGCCTTGCCGACGTGCAGGCCCTGACCGAGCTTGCCGCCACCGCCGAGCCCGGCGGTCCGGGCTTTGTGCCCGCCTTCGTCGGCCTCGGCGCGCCCTATTGGCAGTCCGACGCCCGCGCGCTCTTTTCCGGCATCACCTTCAACACCAGCCGCGCCCAGATGGCCCGCGCCGTGACGGACAGCATCGCCTTCCAGGTCCATGACGTCTTCAAGGCCATGTCGTCGCAATCGCCGACGCCGCTCGGCCGGCTCTATGCCGATGGCGGGCCGAGCAAGAACACCTTCCTCATGCAATGCGTCGCCGACACGCTGAACCACCCCGTCATCCAGTGCGACGCACCGGAGGCTTCCGCCCTCGGCGCGGCCTATCTCGCCGGACTGTCGCTCGGCATCTGGCCCGATCTTGCCGCCGTCGCCGCCCTGCCGCGCGCCGTCAATGCGCTTGCCCCGCGCGCCTCGGATACCGCCGCCCGCTTGCAGGTCTGGCAGGATGCAATCTACCGCTCGACCGTTTCGGGTCCTTCCTCTATGAGTGAATAA
- the ribB gene encoding 3,4-dihydroxy-2-butanone-4-phosphate synthase yields MALSKIEDAIAALARGGMIVVVDDENRENEGDIIVASDAITPEAIAFMMKHARGLICVAMQGERLDALDIPLMVPQNTEYHKTAFTVSVDYLPGTTTGISAADRAATVKALMDPSTAPEDFARPGHIFPLRAHPRGVRGRPGHTEAAVDLARLAGKAPSGVICEVANDDGTMARLPELLAFAEHHKLPLISIEALIAYIAGQEDKAAAAA; encoded by the coding sequence ATGGCACTCTCGAAAATTGAAGACGCAATCGCGGCGCTGGCACGGGGCGGCATGATCGTCGTCGTCGACGATGAAAACCGCGAGAACGAAGGCGACATCATCGTCGCCTCGGATGCGATAACGCCGGAGGCGATCGCCTTCATGATGAAGCATGCGCGCGGTCTCATCTGTGTGGCGATGCAGGGAGAGCGCCTCGATGCGCTCGACATCCCGCTGATGGTTCCCCAGAACACCGAATACCACAAGACGGCCTTCACCGTTTCCGTCGACTACCTGCCAGGCACGACGACCGGCATTTCCGCCGCCGACCGCGCGGCGACCGTCAAGGCGCTCATGGACCCCTCGACCGCGCCGGAAGACTTCGCCCGCCCGGGGCATATCTTCCCGCTGCGTGCCCATCCGCGCGGCGTGCGTGGCCGCCCTGGCCACACCGAGGCCGCCGTCGATCTGGCGCGTCTCGCCGGCAAAGCCCCGTCGGGCGTGATCTGCGAGGTCGCCAATGACGACGGCACCATGGCCCGTCTGCCGGAACTGCTTGCCTTTGCCGAACACCACAAGCTGCCGCTGATCAGCATAGAGGCCCTCATTGCCTATATCGCCGGGCAGGAAGACAAGGCCGCCGCGGCGGCCTGA
- a CDS encoding transketolase family protein — protein MNAVTPSAKLHDCRDAFVAVLERLGADNSSIVAVCNDSVGSSKLGGFKSKWPERLVNVGIAEQNLVGVGAGLANGGLLPFVCGAACFLTGRSLEQIKADIAYSNANVKLIGISSGMAYGELGPTHHSIEDFAWTRVLPNLPVVAPCDSIETAAAVEWAAAYDGPVFLRLSRVGVPDLLPEGHTFELGKANLLRDGDAVTLIANGTLTHRMMKAAAILAEQGIEARVLNMATVRPIDVEAVVAAARDTGAIVTAEEHSTFGGLGSAIAEVAVAEAPVPMKILGVPGIFAPTGSAEFLLDEFGMSPAGIAEAAVDLIARKSSRT, from the coding sequence ATGAACGCCGTGACCCCTTCTGCCAAGCTGCACGACTGCCGTGACGCCTTCGTCGCCGTGCTGGAGCGCCTCGGCGCCGACAATTCCAGCATCGTCGCCGTCTGCAACGATTCCGTCGGCTCTTCCAAGCTCGGCGGCTTCAAGTCCAAATGGCCGGAACGCCTCGTCAATGTCGGCATCGCCGAACAGAATCTCGTCGGCGTCGGCGCCGGTCTTGCCAATGGCGGCCTTCTGCCCTTCGTCTGCGGCGCGGCCTGCTTCCTGACCGGCCGCTCGCTGGAACAGATCAAGGCCGACATCGCCTACTCCAATGCCAATGTGAAGCTGATCGGCATCTCCTCCGGCATGGCCTATGGCGAACTCGGCCCGACGCACCATTCCATCGAGGATTTCGCCTGGACCCGCGTCCTACCGAACCTGCCGGTCGTGGCCCCCTGCGATTCCATCGAAACGGCCGCGGCCGTGGAATGGGCGGCCGCCTATGACGGTCCGGTCTTCCTGCGCCTCTCGCGCGTCGGCGTTCCCGATCTTCTGCCGGAAGGCCACACATTCGAGCTTGGCAAGGCGAACCTGCTGCGTGACGGCGATGCCGTCACCCTCATCGCCAACGGCACGCTGACCCATCGCATGATGAAGGCAGCCGCCATCCTTGCCGAACAGGGCATCGAGGCGCGCGTCCTCAACATGGCGACGGTGCGTCCTATCGACGTAGAGGCCGTGGTGGCCGCCGCCCGAGATACCGGCGCAATCGTGACAGCGGAGGAACACTCCACCTTCGGCGGCCTCGGTTCGGCCATCGCCGAAGTCGCGGTGGCCGAAGCGCCCGTGCCGATGAAGATCCTCGGCGTTCCCGGCATCTTCGCCCCCACCGGCTCGGCGGAATTCCTGCTCGACGAGTTCGGCATGTCCCCCGCCGGCATCGCGGAGGCGGCCGTCGACTTGATCGCACGAAAATCTTCGCGCACGTAA
- a CDS encoding SDR family oxidoreductase, giving the protein MSDITLNAPKLFDLSGNIAFVTGAGSGIGQRIAIGLAQCGADVALLDRRTDDGLAQTADVIARAGRRSIQIAADVTSGAALTEAVARTEAELGALTLAVNAAGIANANPAEDMAESQFQTMMDINLKGVFLSCQVEARAMLKTGRGAIVNIASMSGVIVNRGLSQCHYNASKAGVIHMTKSMAMEWVGRGIRVNTISPGYTATPMNTRPEMVHQTKLFEEQTPMQRMASVDEMVGPAVFLLSDAASFVTGVDLLVDGGFCCW; this is encoded by the coding sequence ATGTCCGACATTACGCTCAACGCGCCCAAACTCTTCGATCTCTCCGGCAACATCGCCTTCGTCACCGGCGCGGGCAGCGGCATCGGTCAGCGCATCGCCATCGGCCTTGCCCAGTGCGGCGCGGATGTCGCCCTGCTCGACCGGCGTACCGACGATGGTCTTGCCCAGACCGCCGATGTCATCGCGCGCGCCGGGCGGCGCAGCATCCAGATCGCCGCCGACGTCACCAGCGGCGCGGCGCTGACCGAGGCGGTCGCCCGCACCGAGGCCGAGCTCGGCGCCCTGACGCTCGCCGTCAATGCGGCCGGCATCGCCAACGCCAATCCGGCGGAGGACATGGCGGAAAGCCAGTTCCAGACGATGATGGACATCAACCTCAAGGGCGTCTTCCTTTCCTGTCAGGTAGAGGCGCGCGCCATGCTGAAGACGGGCCGCGGCGCCATCGTCAACATCGCCTCCATGTCCGGCGTCATCGTCAACCGCGGTCTCAGCCAGTGCCACTACAACGCCTCCAAGGCGGGCGTCATCCACATGACCAAATCCATGGCGATGGAATGGGTCGGCCGCGGCATCCGCGTCAACACGATCAGCCCCGGCTATACCGCGACGCCGATGAACACCCGGCCGGAAATGGTGCATCAGACGAAGCTCTTCGAAGAGCAAACGCCGATGCAGCGCATGGCCAGCGTCGACGAGATGGTCGGCCCCGCCGTCTTCCTGCTCTCGGACGCGGCAAGCTTCGTGACCGGCGTCGACCTTCTCGTCGATGGCGGCTTCTGCTGCTGGTAA
- a CDS encoding SRPBCC family protein, translated as MNPKPTGRVEGNDLIITREFLAPVDDVWASVTASEKTALWFGRWEGDAGPGKIVRLQLLHEKGQPWTNVMIEECEAPRRLVLTMKDEHGDWRIELTLTQTGDRTELRFVQPLSDRMLAGDVGPGWEYYLDMLVAAREGKALPSFADYYPAQKAYYLDGA; from the coding sequence ATGAACCCCAAGCCCACCGGCCGCGTTGAAGGCAACGACCTGATCATCACGCGCGAATTCCTTGCGCCTGTCGACGACGTCTGGGCGAGCGTGACAGCGTCCGAAAAGACCGCGCTCTGGTTCGGCCGCTGGGAAGGCGATGCCGGTCCGGGCAAGATCGTGCGGTTGCAATTGCTCCACGAAAAGGGCCAGCCCTGGACGAATGTGATGATCGAGGAATGCGAAGCGCCGCGCCGCCTCGTCCTTACCATGAAGGACGAACACGGCGACTGGCGCATCGAGCTGACCCTGACGCAGACGGGCGACAGGACGGAATTGCGCTTCGTGCAGCCCCTCAGCGACCGCATGCTGGCGGGCGACGTCGGGCCGGGCTGGGAATATTACCTGGACATGCTGGTCGCCGCGCGCGAGGGCAAGGCGCTGCCGTCCTTCGCGGACTATTATCCCGCGCAGAAAGCCTATTACCTGGACGGCGCATGA
- a CDS encoding transketolase yields the protein MQPNDLDRIARQIRLRDLQAVYEAGAGHIGGEMSAIDILTALYFRVLRISPDAPKRPDRDRFVLSKGHVALALYVTLAKRGFIPEEEIGTFLKPHSRLNGHPNCNKVPGVETNTGPLGHGLPVAVGMAKAAKLTGASYHTYVLTGDGEMQEGSNWEAIASAAQFGLDNLTLVIDHNRFQQGASLKDTNNLAPFPAKLEAFGWDVTEINGNAMDEIVPALEKRGARPHCIVAHTNKGHGISFMQDKVDWHHKVPSAEQYKIAVAELSEAL from the coding sequence ATGCAGCCGAACGATCTCGACCGTATCGCTCGACAGATCCGCCTTCGCGATCTGCAAGCGGTTTATGAAGCTGGCGCAGGCCATATCGGTGGGGAAATGTCGGCCATCGACATCCTGACCGCGCTCTATTTCCGCGTCCTGCGGATTTCGCCCGACGCGCCGAAGCGGCCGGACCGCGACCGGTTCGTGCTCTCGAAGGGACATGTGGCGCTGGCGCTCTATGTGACGCTCGCCAAGCGCGGCTTCATTCCGGAAGAGGAGATCGGCACCTTCCTCAAGCCGCATTCGCGCCTCAACGGCCATCCGAACTGCAACAAGGTGCCGGGCGTCGAGACCAATACCGGCCCGCTCGGCCATGGCCTGCCGGTTGCCGTCGGCATGGCGAAGGCGGCCAAGCTGACCGGCGCCAGCTACCATACCTATGTGCTGACCGGCGACGGCGAGATGCAGGAGGGCTCGAACTGGGAGGCCATCGCCTCGGCCGCGCAGTTCGGCCTCGACAACCTGACGCTCGTCATCGACCACAACCGCTTCCAGCAGGGCGCCTCGCTGAAGGACACCAACAACCTCGCGCCCTTCCCGGCCAAGCTGGAAGCCTTCGGCTGGGATGTCACCGAGATCAACGGCAACGCCATGGACGAGATCGTTCCTGCGCTCGAGAAGCGCGGCGCCCGTCCGCACTGCATCGTCGCCCACACCAACAAGGGCCACGGCATTTCCTTCATGCAGGACAAGGTCGACTGGCACCACAAGGTGCCGAGCGCCGAACAGTACAAGATTGCCGTGGCTGAGCTTTCGGAGGCCCTTTGA
- a CDS encoding PhzF family phenazine biosynthesis protein translates to MSPQSSNATLVAGLIDVFADTALSGNPLAVVEDADGLSESQMRRIAGEFNQAETTFVMRSDRADLKLRSFTAAGAEVVGAGHNALGAWLWLAEAGKLGPIQAPRLFRQEIGEEVLPIELRPVDGRIFGRMTQSRLKLGPALADVAPLAAALGLASEDILSEPAPRVADTGVAHLLVRLGDVAAVDRAEPAAKGLLKVLSAASAEGCYVYAFDGAAPDRAYARFFNPTVGLWEDAATGTAAGPLAAYLGSEGLISDAIEIEQGTRMGRRSLLRISLAPEPEISGAGIVVMRGILTL, encoded by the coding sequence GTGTCACCGCAATCGAGCAACGCAACCCTTGTCGCCGGGCTGATAGACGTCTTCGCCGATACCGCGCTCAGCGGCAATCCGCTGGCGGTCGTCGAAGATGCCGATGGCCTTTCCGAGAGCCAGATGCGCCGGATCGCCGGCGAGTTCAACCAGGCCGAAACGACCTTCGTCATGCGCAGCGACCGGGCCGATCTGAAGCTCCGGTCCTTCACCGCCGCCGGGGCGGAAGTGGTCGGCGCCGGCCACAATGCGCTCGGGGCGTGGCTCTGGCTGGCCGAAGCCGGCAAGCTCGGACCTATCCAGGCGCCCCGGCTGTTCCGGCAGGAAATCGGCGAGGAGGTCCTGCCGATCGAGCTTCGTCCGGTGGACGGGCGGATCTTCGGCCGCATGACGCAGTCCAGGCTGAAGCTGGGACCGGCGCTGGCCGACGTGGCGCCACTGGCGGCCGCGCTCGGCCTTGCGTCTGAGGATATCCTTTCCGAGCCGGCGCCGCGCGTCGCCGATACCGGCGTGGCGCATCTGCTTGTCCGCCTTGGCGACGTTGCGGCGGTCGATCGTGCCGAGCCCGCCGCCAAGGGCCTTCTCAAGGTGCTGAGCGCGGCGTCTGCGGAGGGGTGCTATGTCTATGCCTTCGACGGGGCCGCGCCGGATCGTGCCTATGCGCGGTTCTTCAATCCGACGGTGGGCTTATGGGAGGACGCGGCCACCGGCACGGCGGCCGGTCCCCTTGCGGCCTATCTCGGAAGCGAGGGCCTGATTTCTGATGCCATCGAGATCGAGCAGGGCACGAGGATGGGGCGCAGGAGCCTTCTGCGCATCAGCCTAGCGCCCGAGCCCGAAATTTCGGGCGCCGGCATCGTCGTCATGCGCGGCATACTGACGCTCTGA
- a CDS encoding LysR substrate-binding domain-containing protein produces the protein MRPSLESLRVLETCVSLGSFAGAADRLALTPAAVSLRIRTLEAELGQPLFTRVGRRVVATPAAVALAGRVRHALDDINDALEAFHAAAPALRVTVPPTFASRWLAPRLSGYRAPGGGAIELDISSDLRSPTAFDVAIRTGRGGWDGLDEYPLTPVDVTPMIAPALLGSRKLSEPEELAGFDLLPHPDWSKWFARAERPMPENLRFSGVDYSIFELIANAAVAGLGVALLSPTLFRPLLESGQLIAPLGTVLKGPDWYFALIREGDQRPAPRGFCEWLRDQVRPSPD, from the coding sequence ATTCGTCCCTCCCTCGAATCCCTCCGCGTGCTCGAGACCTGCGTCAGCCTGGGCAGTTTTGCCGGCGCGGCGGACCGCCTGGCGCTGACCCCTGCTGCGGTCAGCCTGCGCATCCGCACCCTCGAGGCAGAGCTTGGCCAGCCCCTGTTCACACGCGTCGGCCGGCGGGTCGTCGCCACGCCCGCCGCCGTGGCGCTGGCAGGCCGGGTGCGGCATGCACTGGACGATATCAACGACGCGCTGGAGGCGTTTCATGCGGCGGCGCCGGCCCTGCGCGTAACGGTTCCCCCGACCTTCGCCTCCCGCTGGCTGGCCCCGCGGCTCTCGGGCTATCGCGCGCCCGGCGGCGGCGCCATCGAGCTCGACATTTCCTCCGACCTGCGCAGCCCGACCGCCTTCGACGTCGCGATCCGCACCGGACGGGGCGGATGGGACGGGCTCGACGAATATCCGCTGACGCCGGTCGATGTCACGCCGATGATCGCGCCCGCGCTTCTGGGCTCACGCAAGCTCAGCGAGCCGGAGGAGCTTGCGGGGTTCGATCTCCTGCCGCATCCTGACTGGAGCAAGTGGTTCGCGAGAGCCGAGCGCCCCATGCCGGAGAACTTGCGCTTTTCCGGCGTCGACTATTCGATCTTCGAGCTGATCGCCAATGCGGCGGTGGCAGGCCTCGGGGTCGCCCTGCTGTCACCGACGCTCTTCCGCCCGCTTCTGGAGAGTGGGCAGCTTATCGCGCCGCTCGGCACGGTGCTGAAAGGACCGGATTGGTATTTCGCCCTGATCCGCGAAGGCGACCAGCGCCCTGCCCCACGCGGCTTCTGCGAATGGCTGCGCGACCAGGTTCGTCCATCGCCGGATTGA
- a CDS encoding sugar ABC transporter ATP-binding protein, with amino-acid sequence MTNRSPILSLRGIQKSYGPIKVLHGVDLDIYPGEVVALLGENGAGKSTLSNIISGTVQPSAGDMTWLGKAYAPANPRAAMDEGVGMIHQELKLLPKLSIAENVFVGRYPMKSGRVDRKAMEERARAGLQRLGLDVSPDRLVEGLSTGRQQLIEIAKALTLNARLLILDEPTAALGGEETQALFRQIERLKSEGVGIIYISHRLEEIRQITDRIVVMRDGAKVQEFDRGDVPIRTIVEAMVGRSLERMFPTLPTPTEEVTLEVRGLSSPSKTFRDINFSVRKGEVFGIAGLMGAGRTELVRAITGADPISAGEVLLHGKPVTPRSPIDAIRNGIVLVPEDRKLQGVVLDHSIAENIGYANLKEIARKGWISTRRIRDFAEDYIKRFGVKGRGGQNAGELSGGNQQKVVIAKWLARKPRVVVLDEPTRGIDVGARSSIYDLIMDLARDGVAVIVVSSDLEEVLGVSSRIMVMAQGKQAGILNREDANDVSVMELATI; translated from the coding sequence ATGACGAACCGCTCTCCCATCCTGTCGCTCCGAGGGATCCAGAAATCCTACGGTCCGATCAAGGTTCTCCACGGTGTCGATCTCGACATCTATCCGGGAGAGGTCGTGGCGCTGCTCGGCGAAAACGGTGCCGGGAAATCGACCCTGTCGAACATCATTTCCGGCACCGTCCAGCCCTCCGCCGGGGACATGACCTGGCTCGGCAAGGCCTATGCGCCGGCCAATCCACGCGCCGCGATGGATGAAGGCGTCGGCATGATCCACCAGGAGCTGAAGCTTCTGCCGAAGCTGTCGATCGCCGAAAACGTCTTCGTCGGCCGCTACCCCATGAAATCGGGCCGGGTCGACCGCAAGGCCATGGAGGAGCGCGCCCGCGCCGGCCTCCAGCGCCTTGGCCTCGACGTCTCGCCCGACCGCCTCGTCGAAGGGCTTTCGACCGGAAGGCAGCAGCTCATCGAAATCGCCAAGGCCCTGACGCTGAACGCCCGCCTGCTCATTCTCGATGAGCCGACCGCCGCGCTCGGCGGCGAGGAGACGCAGGCGCTCTTCCGCCAGATCGAGCGGCTGAAATCCGAGGGCGTCGGCATCATCTACATCTCGCACCGGCTGGAGGAAATCCGCCAGATCACCGACCGCATCGTCGTCATGCGCGACGGGGCCAAAGTGCAGGAATTCGACCGGGGCGACGTTCCGATCCGCACCATCGTGGAGGCGATGGTCGGGCGCTCGCTGGAGCGCATGTTCCCCACGCTGCCCACGCCCACCGAGGAGGTGACGCTGGAAGTGCGCGGCCTGTCCTCGCCCAGCAAGACCTTCCGCGACATCAACTTCTCCGTCCGCAAGGGCGAGGTTTTCGGCATTGCCGGCCTCATGGGGGCTGGCCGCACGGAACTCGTGCGCGCCATCACCGGCGCCGATCCGATTTCCGCCGGCGAGGTGCTGCTGCACGGCAAGCCCGTCACCCCGCGCTCGCCCATCGATGCGATCCGCAACGGCATCGTGCTGGTCCCGGAGGACCGCAAGCTGCAGGGTGTGGTGCTCGATCATTCCATCGCGGAGAATATCGGTTATGCCAATCTCAAGGAGATCGCCAGAAAGGGCTGGATCTCCACCCGTCGCATCCGCGATTTTGCCGAGGACTACATCAAGCGCTTCGGCGTGAAGGGGCGTGGCGGGCAGAATGCCGGCGAGCTTTCCGGCGGCAACCAGCAGAAGGTGGTGATCGCCAAATGGCTGGCGCGCAAGCCCCGGGTGGTGGTGCTCGACGAGCCGACGCGCGGCATCGACGTCGGCGCGCGCTCCTCGATCTACGATCTCATCATGGACCTTGCGCGGGACGGCGTCGCCGTCATCGTGGTCAGCTCCGACCTTGAGGAAGTGCTCGGCGTTTCCAGCCGCATCATGGTCATGGCGCAGGGCAAGCAGGCCGGCATCCTGAACCGCGAAGACGCCAACGACGTCTCCGTCATGGAACTGGCGACGATTTGA
- a CDS encoding substrate-binding domain-containing protein — MKLSRLLMAATAASMLALPASAAEVKKIGLAVPNLQADFFNQIKLGVEKHAKEKGIEVVVVDAKNDTNTQVSQVQDLMTQDIDAFIYIPAGAAAAAVPTRLAREAGIPVINVDRVPEGAPGDTFIAGESVESAYEVCKYIIGKAGGAGKMAIIHGQKGTTPEVDRFTGCKRAIDENKGVELVDQQWSNMWSADEGFTIAQNMLQANPDITIIFGQADGLAMGAAKAVDVANLSDKVIIGGYDGDVSALEYLAKCKGPYIATATQSTQKMGVLAVESALAVAAGQKVEERQTPNAVLTTCENAPEFVKSHP; from the coding sequence ATGAAACTGTCCAGACTGCTGATGGCGGCAACCGCTGCTTCGATGCTCGCACTTCCGGCATCCGCCGCCGAGGTCAAGAAGATCGGCCTTGCCGTTCCGAACCTGCAGGCCGACTTCTTCAACCAGATCAAGCTCGGCGTCGAAAAGCACGCCAAGGAAAAGGGCATCGAGGTTGTCGTGGTCGATGCCAAGAACGACACCAACACCCAGGTCAGTCAGGTGCAGGACCTGATGACGCAGGATATCGACGCGTTCATCTACATCCCGGCCGGCGCCGCCGCCGCCGCGGTGCCGACGCGCCTTGCCCGCGAAGCCGGCATCCCCGTCATCAATGTCGACCGCGTTCCGGAAGGTGCGCCGGGTGACACGTTCATCGCCGGTGAAAGCGTGGAATCCGCCTACGAAGTCTGCAAGTACATCATCGGCAAGGCCGGCGGCGCCGGCAAGATGGCGATCATCCACGGCCAGAAGGGCACGACGCCGGAAGTCGACCGCTTCACCGGCTGCAAGCGCGCCATCGACGAGAACAAGGGCGTCGAACTGGTCGACCAGCAGTGGAGCAACATGTGGTCGGCCGACGAAGGCTTCACCATCGCGCAGAACATGCTGCAGGCCAACCCTGACATCACGATCATCTTCGGTCAGGCCGACGGTCTCGCGATGGGTGCGGCCAAGGCTGTCGACGTTGCCAATCTCTCGGACAAGGTGATCATCGGCGGTTATGACGGCGACGTCTCGGCCCTCGAATATCTTGCCAAGTGCAAGGGCCCGTATATCGCAACGGCCACGCAGAGCACGCAGAAGATGGGCGTTCTGGCCGTCGAATCCGCGCTCGCTGTCGCCGCCGGCCAGAAGGTCGAGGAGCGCCAGACGCCGAACGCCGTTCTGACGACCTGCGAAAACGCGCCGGAATTCGTGAAGAGCCATCCGTAA